From the genome of Candidatus Yanofskybacteria bacterium, one region includes:
- a CDS encoding 50S ribosomal protein L16: protein MFQPSKVKHSKVHKGKNRLVAARGTVLSFGSFGLKAEEAQWVKANQLESARRVIARYLQRGGKIWVRVFPSKPRTARSPELGMGGGRGALDHFVAVVEAGRVIFEIDGIGEVQAREALKLAAHKLPLKTRIISR from the coding sequence ATGTTTCAACCAAGCAAAGTAAAACATTCCAAAGTTCACAAAGGTAAAAATCGTTTAGTTGCCGCAAGAGGAACGGTTCTTAGCTTTGGTAGTTTTGGGCTCAAAGCCGAAGAGGCTCAGTGGGTGAAGGCGAATCAGCTTGAGTCAGCGAGAAGGGTAATCGCTAGATATTTGCAAAGAGGCGGTAAAATTTGGGTCAGAGTTTTTCCATCAAAGCCGAGAACAGCTCGAAGTCCAGAGTTGGGTATGGGTGGAGGACGAGGCGCTTTGGATCATTTCGTGGCAGTTGTTGAAGCCGGTAGAGTCATCTTTGAAATAGATGGCATAGGCGAAGTACAGGCTCGCGAGGCTTTGAAATTAGCAGCCCACAAGTTACCACTGAAAACTAGAATAATTTCAAGATAA
- the rpmC gene encoding 50S ribosomal protein L29 has translation MAKNIYKAMEIKELTTNLDNLKAQLMQLSFDLADKKLKDTSKISKTKKGIAKILTELKIKSK, from the coding sequence ATGGCTAAGAATATATATAAAGCAATGGAGATAAAAGAGCTAACCACTAATTTGGATAATTTAAAGGCGCAGCTAATGCAATTAAGTTTCGATCTTGCCGATAAGAAGTTAAAAGATACATCTAAGATTAGTAAGACCAAGAAGGGGATAGCTAAAATTTTGACCGAGCTAAAAATCAAGTCGAAATAA
- a CDS encoding 50S ribosomal protein L6, whose amino-acid sequence MSKIGKRTINIPAGVDIRINDGFMYVKGPKGELSRPVSGYLNFDIDKNELKIYPQKLSKKLQGKVMALWGLSWALTQNMIKGVTDGFEKGLEFQGVGYKAAVKGDNLELELGYSHSITIVAPKGIAFKVEKNSIKVSGIDNELIGKVAAEIRSKRKPEPFQGSGIRYSDEVIKKKAGKKAASTA is encoded by the coding sequence ATGTCTAAAATAGGAAAGAGAACAATTAATATCCCCGCCGGAGTTGATATAAGAATCAACGATGGTTTCATGTACGTGAAGGGCCCAAAGGGAGAATTGAGTAGGCCCGTTTCTGGCTATTTGAATTTTGACATAGACAAGAACGAGCTAAAAATATATCCTCAAAAACTAAGCAAGAAGTTGCAGGGCAAGGTAATGGCTCTTTGGGGACTATCTTGGGCTTTAACTCAGAATATGATTAAGGGTGTGACTGATGGATTTGAGAAGGGGTTAGAATTTCAAGGTGTCGGATACAAGGCCGCGGTTAAGGGGGACAATCTAGAGCTGGAACTTGGCTATTCGCATTCGATTACGATAGTTGCGCCTAAAGGCATAGCATTTAAAGTTGAGAAGAATTCTATTAAGGTTAGCGGTATCGATAACGAATTGATAGGCAAAGTTGCCGCCGAGATAAGATCAAAGAGGAAGCCCGAACCATTCCAGGGGAGTGGCATTAGATATTCGGACGAAGTAATTAAAAAGAAAGCTGGCAAAAAGGCAGCTTCAACAGCCTAA
- a CDS encoding type Z 30S ribosomal protein S14 → MPKKSTIARSNKKPKYSTRIVRRCFICGRKPGYIGKVGLCRIHFRELASAGLLPGVKKSSW, encoded by the coding sequence ATGCCAAAAAAATCGACAATAGCCAGATCCAATAAGAAGCCGAAATATTCTACCAGAATTGTGAGAAGGTGTTTTATCTGCGGAAGGAAGCCTGGCTATATTGGTAAAGTTGGTCTATGCAGAATTCACTTCAGAGAATTGGCTAGCGCTGGACTTCTGCCTGGCGTAAAGAAATCGAGTTGGTAA
- a CDS encoding 30S ribosomal protein S10, translated as MAKKTETSQRIRIKLKAYDNKIIDKSAQQIIETIERYGGKPIGPVPLPTEIHKYTVNRSTFIDKNSREQFEMRIHKRIIDINTPTPKIIDALMNLNLPSGVDIEVKM; from the coding sequence ATGGCAAAGAAAACAGAAACAAGTCAGAGAATAAGGATCAAGTTGAAGGCTTACGATAATAAGATTATCGACAAGTCGGCTCAACAAATAATCGAAACCATCGAAAGATATGGTGGTAAGCCCATTGGTCCCGTGCCATTGCCAACAGAGATTCACAAATACACCGTGAATCGCTCGACCTTCATTGATAAGAATTCCAGAGAGCAATTCGAGATGAGAATTCACAAGAGGATTATTGACATCAATACTCCGACTCCAAAAATTATCGACGCGCTGATGAATCTAAACCTGCCGTCTGGAGTCGACATCGAAGTCAAGATGTAA
- a CDS encoding 50S ribosomal protein L3 — protein MMKFIIGKKLGMSQFFREDGAVVPMTVVEVTPNVVVQVKTVENDGYEAVQLGFGSKKNNTKALKKHFKDLGSFALLKEFKGSKFADKDLAVGDKIDASLFEIGDKVKVTGLAKGKGFAGAVKRHGFHGMPASHGHRSVQRHVGSIGQRFPQHTLKGLRMAGRMGGGKSTARGLQIVHIDQENNLICIKGALPGNIGGVLEIISSK, from the coding sequence ATCATGAAATTCATAATTGGAAAAAAACTAGGTATGTCCCAATTTTTTAGAGAAGATGGGGCAGTAGTACCCATGACTGTCGTGGAGGTCACGCCGAATGTTGTGGTACAGGTAAAGACCGTCGAGAATGATGGCTACGAAGCTGTACAGCTTGGCTTCGGATCAAAAAAGAACAATACCAAGGCTTTGAAGAAGCACTTTAAAGATTTGGGGTCTTTTGCTTTGTTGAAGGAATTTAAGGGCTCAAAATTTGCTGATAAAGATTTAGCCGTCGGTGATAAAATAGACGCGTCATTATTCGAGATTGGTGACAAGGTTAAGGTTACCGGATTAGCCAAGGGCAAAGGTTTCGCCGGTGCCGTTAAGAGACACGGTTTCCACGGTATGCCCGCTAGTCATGGCCACAGATCAGTTCAGAGACACGTCGGTTCTATCGGGCAGAGATTTCCTCAGCACACGCTTAAAGGTTTAAGGATGGCCGGAAGAATGGGTGGCGGCAAATCAACTGCCAGAGGTCTTCAGATTGTTCATATCGATCAAGAGAATAATCTTATTTGTATAAAAGGCGCGTTACCGGGCAATATCGGTGGCGTGTTAGAAATAATTTCGAGTAAATAA
- a CDS encoding 30S ribosomal protein S5 has translation MENQINNPVAGNQPTAPSPSRPGQRPGGFGGRRSGPGRGGRPTNRGPRQDFVKPEYEQKVLDIARVARVTKGGKRFSFRATIVIGDMHGKVGVGMAKGKDVAQSVQKAYNQAKKVMVSVPIVGGTIPYQVEAKYNSAVVILKPSKGGVKAGGPVRVVAKLLGISSLTGKLVERTNNKVNIAMATIQALGKIRIKELKK, from the coding sequence ATGGAAAATCAGATCAACAATCCAGTAGCTGGTAATCAACCCACGGCACCAAGTCCAAGCAGGCCCGGCCAACGACCAGGTGGTTTTGGCGGCAGAAGATCTGGCCCAGGAAGAGGTGGCAGGCCAACCAATCGTGGCCCAAGACAAGATTTCGTCAAGCCAGAATATGAGCAGAAAGTTCTCGACATCGCTAGAGTTGCTAGAGTAACCAAGGGGGGTAAGAGATTTAGCTTCCGAGCAACTATCGTAATAGGCGATATGCATGGAAAGGTTGGCGTCGGGATGGCTAAAGGCAAAGACGTAGCTCAATCAGTGCAGAAGGCGTATAACCAAGCTAAAAAAGTTATGGTTTCTGTTCCAATCGTTGGAGGAACCATCCCTTACCAAGTTGAAGCCAAGTACAATAGCGCCGTTGTGATTCTGAAGCCATCGAAAGGTGGCGTAAAGGCCGGTGGTCCTGTTCGTGTTGTTGCTAAGCTTCTAGGAATAAGCAGTCTTACTGGCAAGCTAGTCGAGAGGACGAATAATAAGGTTAATATCGCTATGGCAACTATCCAGGCCTTGGGCAAGATTAGGATTAAAGAGCTTAAGAAATAA
- a CDS encoding 30S ribosomal protein S19 — MSRSLKKGPYVDQKLLKKISNLKAGDKTVVKTWARACTIVPEMIGYTFGVHNGRIHIPVLITEDMVGHKLGEFSLTKKFSRHGGKMQREIEAAAKQKELDAAKAAKAAPTAEAVKK, encoded by the coding sequence ATGTCGCGATCACTAAAAAAAGGACCATACGTTGACCAAAAATTGCTGAAGAAAATCAGTAATTTAAAAGCGGGCGACAAGACCGTTGTTAAGACGTGGGCTAGAGCTTGTACGATCGTTCCTGAGATGATAGGCTACACCTTCGGCGTACATAATGGACGAATTCATATCCCTGTTTTGATTACAGAAGACATGGTTGGCCACAAGCTTGGTGAGTTTTCTTTGACTAAGAAGTTCTCAAGACATGGTGGCAAGATGCAGAGAGAAATAGAAGCCGCAGCAAAGCAGAAAGAGTTAGATGCAGCCAAGGCCGCAAAAGCGGCTCCGACTGCAGAAGCAGTGAAAAAATAA
- a CDS encoding 30S ribosomal protein S8: MTDPISDMLIVIKNAQAVKKEQVVIPFSRMKLAIAKVLKDSEFITDYEKKAKKIKNSEHDFLYITLKYEDNHGAISDIKLVSKPSRRMYLGAKEIRPVRSGYGIGILSTSKGVMSSIEARKSGLGGEIICEIW; the protein is encoded by the coding sequence ATGACAGACCCAATTTCAGACATGTTAATAGTGATAAAGAATGCCCAAGCCGTTAAGAAAGAACAGGTGGTTATTCCGTTCTCGAGAATGAAATTAGCGATTGCCAAGGTGTTGAAAGACTCCGAATTTATTACCGACTACGAGAAGAAGGCCAAGAAGATTAAAAACAGCGAGCATGATTTTTTATATATAACCTTAAAGTATGAGGATAACCACGGAGCCATAAGCGACATTAAGCTAGTGAGTAAGCCATCTAGAAGAATGTATCTGGGCGCTAAGGAGATAAGGCCTGTTAGATCTGGGTATGGCATTGGTATATTATCTACTTCAAAGGGTGTCATGAGCTCTATCGAGGCCAGGAAGAGCGGCCTTGGCGGAGAGATAATCTGTGAGATATGGTAA
- a CDS encoding 50S ribosomal protein L5, translating into MSSRLIEKYRKEVAPALQKEFKVANVMGIPKMEKIVINTGIGKLLKDDKAVDKVERDLALISGQKPIRRKAKKSIAGFKIREGMDIGLSVTLRGKRMYDFADRLISIALPRSKDFRGIDQKNFDKMGNLNLGIKEQSIFSEITYETLKDIFSIQVTVVTTAKNRDMGIKLLKLMGFPIK; encoded by the coding sequence ATGTCGTCACGATTAATAGAAAAATATAGGAAAGAAGTGGCCCCTGCATTGCAGAAGGAGTTTAAGGTTGCCAATGTTATGGGTATACCAAAGATGGAGAAGATCGTGATCAATACGGGTATCGGAAAGTTATTAAAGGACGACAAGGCAGTCGATAAGGTAGAGAGAGATCTAGCCCTGATTTCCGGGCAGAAGCCGATTCGAAGGAAAGCCAAGAAGTCTATCGCTGGTTTCAAAATAAGAGAAGGCATGGATATAGGCTTGTCGGTCACTCTTAGGGGCAAGAGAATGTACGATTTCGCTGATCGCTTGATCTCCATAGCTTTGCCAAGATCTAAAGATTTCAGAGGAATAGATCAGAAGAATTTTGATAAAATGGGTAATTTGAATTTAGGGATCAAAGAACAAAGTATATTTTCGGAAATTACCTACGAGACTTTGAAAGATATATTTAGTATCCAGGTTACAGTTGTTACGACTGCAAAGAATCGAGACATGGGTATAAAATTGTTAAAACTTATGGGTTTTCCAATAAAATAA
- a CDS encoding 50S ribosomal protein L23, translated as MKLNIFKNDEDKSKKNSKKVEATLDSQEGSKEAIKEDAVSSSIKLNYLPGAYRVLKSFYISEKATNLVTMNQYVFVVGDKTNKVEVKKNIEKLFDVKVKDVRIINMPSKIRNVGRHSGIKSGFKKAIVVLKDGYSIDQAKA; from the coding sequence ATGAAGTTAAATATTTTTAAAAACGACGAAGATAAGAGCAAGAAGAATTCAAAAAAAGTTGAGGCCACTTTAGATTCGCAGGAAGGTTCGAAAGAGGCAATTAAAGAGGATGCGGTCTCTAGCTCGATTAAATTAAATTATCTACCTGGAGCCTATAGAGTATTGAAGAGTTTCTATATAAGTGAAAAGGCTACTAACCTTGTGACGATGAACCAGTATGTGTTCGTAGTCGGAGACAAGACTAATAAGGTAGAAGTCAAAAAGAATATTGAGAAATTATTTGATGTTAAAGTTAAAGACGTAAGGATAATAAATATGCCTAGTAAGATTAGGAATGTCGGCAGACATTCTGGCATTAAATCTGGGTTCAAAAAGGCCATTGTAGTTTTGAAAGATGGCTACTCAATAGACCAAGCCAAAGCATAA
- a CDS encoding 50S ribosomal protein L2 yields MKSYNPTTPSRRHATGYSFDNLTKVAPLKSLKGGIVKSTGRNNQGIITSYHRGGGVKRLYRFVDFKQKKFDIPGKIFSIEYDPNRTARIARVHFADGEKMYILAPEGMKAGDPIIFSEKAPLKLGNRMKLKNIPQGMMVYNVELFPGQGGKIVRSAGGGATVLASDAGHVHLVMPSSEVRMVSEECYASVGQVSNQEHSSIVLGKAGRSRWLNKRPKVRGTAMNPVDHPYGGGEGRQGRGTRRPKTRQGKITGGRKTRNKKKKSGKFIVRRRHK; encoded by the coding sequence ATGAAAAGTTATAATCCTACAACACCATCAAGAAGACATGCCACGGGATATAGTTTTGACAATCTAACCAAGGTTGCTCCTTTGAAGTCTTTAAAGGGTGGGATTGTGAAATCTACCGGCAGGAATAACCAGGGTATTATAACCAGCTATCATCGCGGCGGCGGCGTTAAGAGACTTTATAGATTCGTTGATTTTAAACAAAAAAAGTTTGATATACCTGGCAAGATTTTTTCAATAGAATATGATCCGAATAGAACAGCTAGGATCGCCAGAGTTCATTTTGCCGATGGCGAAAAGATGTATATCCTTGCTCCGGAGGGAATGAAGGCCGGTGATCCGATTATATTTTCGGAAAAGGCACCATTGAAGTTGGGCAATAGAATGAAATTGAAAAATATTCCTCAGGGAATGATGGTCTATAATGTTGAATTATTCCCTGGTCAGGGCGGGAAGATCGTCAGATCTGCTGGAGGCGGAGCTACGGTTTTAGCCAGCGATGCGGGGCATGTCCACTTAGTGATGCCTTCATCTGAGGTTAGGATGGTTTCTGAAGAATGTTATGCTTCTGTCGGTCAGGTCTCGAACCAAGAGCATAGCTCAATAGTCCTCGGTAAGGCCGGCCGATCAAGGTGGCTGAACAAGAGACCCAAGGTTAGAGGAACAGCCATGAATCCGGTTGACCATCCGTATGGCGGAGGAGAGGGGAGACAGGGTAGAGGAACAAGACGACCTAAGACCAGACAAGGTAAGATTACTGGAGGCAGGAAGACTAGGAATAAGAAGAAAAAGTCGGGCAAGTTCATAGTTAGAAGAAGGCACAAATAA
- a CDS encoding 50S ribosomal protein L14 — MLQLRSIVDVADNSGAKKVGVFKVLGGSKKRYAQLGDIVVVSVKVAEPRKAVKKKDILKAVVVRQRKPFRRKDGSYIKFDDNAVVILEGKEPKGGRIFGPIPREIKEKGFGTIASLAQEVV; from the coding sequence ATGTTGCAATTAAGATCAATAGTTGATGTAGCAGATAACTCTGGAGCTAAGAAGGTCGGCGTATTTAAGGTACTCGGAGGATCAAAGAAAAGATATGCTCAGTTAGGCGATATAGTTGTAGTCTCAGTTAAGGTTGCTGAACCAAGGAAAGCAGTCAAGAAGAAAGATATCTTAAAGGCAGTCGTCGTCAGACAAAGAAAACCATTCAGAAGAAAAGACGGCAGTTATATCAAGTTTGATGACAACGCCGTGGTTATATTAGAAGGAAAGGAACCGAAAGGCGGCAGAATATTCGGTCCAATACCGAGAGAGATAAAAGAAAAGGGTTTTGGTACTATAGCATCCTTAGCGCAAGAGGTAGTTTAA
- a CDS encoding 50S ribosomal protein L4 — protein MEAVLYNQKGDNIGTVDLPKEFFGVAMSEDLLHQVVVSQMANQRQVIAHAKGRDEVRGGGKKPWKQKGTGRARHGSIRSPIWKGGGATHGPRKEKDYSKKINAKMAQKAFRVALSAKLRDGQIFIVDELKLEVPKTREVTAILKNMSKNFENARLGSTLMVSGTNRRDLVIASGNLKNVDTIESRNLNALKVLTFKNIIMTKDSIEKMVKSTVK, from the coding sequence ATGGAAGCAGTATTATATAACCAAAAAGGAGATAACATCGGTACGGTAGACCTTCCAAAGGAGTTTTTTGGTGTAGCCATGAGCGAGGATCTATTGCATCAAGTTGTTGTTTCCCAGATGGCTAACCAGAGACAAGTTATTGCTCATGCCAAGGGCCGAGACGAGGTCAGAGGTGGAGGCAAAAAACCATGGAAGCAGAAAGGCACTGGTCGTGCCAGGCATGGATCAATTAGATCTCCAATTTGGAAGGGCGGCGGCGCTACTCATGGCCCAAGAAAAGAGAAGGACTACTCAAAGAAGATCAACGCAAAGATGGCCCAGAAAGCTTTTAGAGTTGCCCTATCGGCCAAGTTGAGGGATGGTCAGATATTCATAGTTGACGAGCTTAAGCTGGAAGTACCAAAGACCAGAGAAGTTACGGCGATATTGAAGAATATGTCGAAAAATTTCGAGAATGCTAGGCTTGGGAGCACGTTGATGGTATCAGGAACCAACAGGAGAGACTTAGTTATTGCTTCTGGGAATTTGAAGAATGTTGACACGATAGAGTCTAGGAATTTAAATGCCCTGAAAGTTCTTACTTTTAAGAACATAATTATGACCAAGGATTCTATTGAAAAAATGGTCAAGTCCACCGTTAAATAA
- the rpsQ gene encoding 30S ribosomal protein S17 yields the protein MTTLETKNRILKGVVVSDKMDKTVVIEILRLKKHPKYKKFYKVSKRFKAHDEENKYHVGDNVLIKETKPISKDKKWIVVDKIAAGKEKQS from the coding sequence ATGACTACCTTAGAAACAAAAAATAGAATATTAAAGGGCGTGGTCGTTTCTGACAAGATGGATAAAACCGTTGTGATTGAGATACTAAGATTGAAAAAACATCCGAAGTATAAAAAGTTTTATAAAGTAAGTAAGAGATTTAAGGCTCATGATGAAGAGAATAAATATCATGTTGGGGATAACGTTTTAATTAAAGAGACTAAACCGATTTCGAAAGACAAGAAGTGGATTGTGGTAGATAAGATCGCTGCCGGCAAGGAGAAGCAATCGTAA
- a CDS encoding 30S ribosomal protein S3: MGHKISPTSFRIGIQKDWLSRWFGQRKYISLLKDDVAVRAFLEKKMKNMSVDRVEIERGTDLLNIIIFSSRPGLLIGRGGTGIDELKTAIRKVLKKKVGVRIEIQEIKNPESSAAIMAESIADQIEKRLPFRRIMKQTLAKIIASKQAKGAKIQLSGRLDGAEIARTEHLEEGNLPLQTLRADIDYAKYTARTTYGAIGIKVWIFKGLTFDK; encoded by the coding sequence ATGGGTCATAAGATTTCACCAACATCATTCAGGATAGGAATACAAAAAGACTGGCTGTCTCGCTGGTTTGGCCAACGAAAATATATATCACTCTTGAAGGACGATGTTGCTGTTAGAGCTTTTCTTGAGAAGAAGATGAAGAATATGTCCGTCGATCGCGTCGAAATAGAGCGCGGTACAGATTTACTGAACATAATTATCTTTAGCTCGAGGCCGGGATTATTGATTGGTAGAGGAGGAACTGGGATAGATGAGCTTAAGACTGCGATACGCAAGGTTTTAAAAAAGAAGGTTGGCGTTAGGATCGAGATTCAGGAGATAAAGAATCCTGAGTCTTCAGCTGCGATTATGGCCGAATCCATTGCGGATCAGATTGAGAAAAGATTACCATTCAGAAGAATAATGAAGCAAACTTTAGCTAAGATAATCGCCAGTAAGCAGGCTAAAGGTGCCAAAATTCAGTTAAGTGGAAGATTGGATGGCGCCGAGATTGCTAGAACAGAGCACTTAGAGGAGGGCAATCTGCCGTTACAAACTTTGAGAGCCGACATAGATTACGCAAAATATACAGCCAGAACGACATACGGAGCGATTGGTATCAAGGTTTGGATATTTAAAGGCTTAACTTTCGACAAATAA
- the tuf gene encoding elongation factor Tu, protein MAGKFERSKPHLNVGTIGHVDHGKTTLTASILHALNLMKDEGYSARVEDVSQIDNSPEERARGITIATHHSEYETPKRHYAHVDCPGHADYIKNMITGAAQMDGAILVVAATDGPMPQTREHILLAYQVGVPSVVVFMNKCDQVDDPEMLDLVEAEIRELLNKYQFPGDTTPIIRGSALKALEAKSKDDATIKPIIELVNALDSFIPEPKRDVEKPFLMPIEDIFSIEGRGTVVTGRIERGVLNLNDEVEIVGIKPTAKTVVTGIEMFNKQLDRGEAGDNAGILLRGTKKEDVERGQILAKPGSITPHIEFEAQVYILTKEEGGRHTPFFKGYKPQFYFRTTDVTGEVFLPEGSEMIMPGDTANVKVKLIAPIAMEEKLKFAIREGGKTVGAGSVTKIIA, encoded by the coding sequence ATGGCAGGGAAATTCGAAAGATCAAAGCCACACTTAAATGTTGGCACAATCGGTCACGTTGACCACGGCAAGACGACATTAACGGCGTCTATTTTGCATGCTCTAAACCTCATGAAAGATGAGGGATATAGCGCTCGAGTCGAGGACGTAAGTCAGATCGACAACTCACCAGAAGAGAGAGCCAGGGGTATTACGATCGCTACTCACCACTCTGAATACGAGACTCCAAAAAGACATTATGCTCACGTTGATTGCCCAGGGCACGCCGATTACATTAAGAACATGATCACTGGTGCCGCTCAGATGGATGGTGCAATTTTAGTTGTGGCCGCTACTGATGGACCAATGCCTCAGACTAGAGAACACATTCTTTTGGCCTACCAGGTTGGCGTTCCTTCCGTAGTAGTCTTCATGAACAAGTGTGATCAAGTTGATGATCCGGAAATGTTAGATTTAGTCGAAGCTGAGATAAGAGAACTGTTAAATAAATATCAGTTCCCTGGCGATACTACCCCGATCATAAGAGGTTCAGCTCTAAAAGCATTAGAGGCGAAATCGAAGGACGATGCGACTATCAAGCCGATAATCGAATTGGTAAATGCCCTCGATTCCTTTATCCCTGAGCCAAAAAGAGATGTTGAGAAGCCATTCCTTATGCCAATCGAAGACATCTTTTCTATCGAAGGCCGAGGAACAGTTGTCACTGGTAGAATTGAAAGAGGAGTCCTTAATCTTAACGATGAAGTGGAGATAGTGGGTATTAAGCCAACCGCCAAGACAGTTGTAACGGGTATTGAGATGTTCAACAAGCAGCTAGATCGAGGTGAGGCTGGTGATAATGCCGGAATTCTATTAAGAGGAACTAAGAAAGAAGATGTCGAAAGAGGACAGATCTTGGCCAAACCTGGATCAATCACTCCGCATATTGAATTTGAAGCTCAGGTTTACATCTTAACCAAGGAAGAGGGAGGTAGACATACCCCATTTTTCAAGGGTTACAAGCCTCAGTTTTACTTTAGAACAACTGATGTTACCGGAGAGGTATTCTTGCCAGAGGGAAGCGAAATGATTATGCCTGGCGATACCGCCAATGTAAAAGTTAAACTTATTGCTCCGATTGCCATGGAAGAAAAACTCAAGTTTGCCATTAGAGAAGGCGGTAAAACTGTGGGTGCCGGATCAGTAACTAAGATTATAGCCTAA
- a CDS encoding 50S ribosomal protein L24, protein MKIKKGDNVIMLSGKDKGKKGKILSVFSDTNRAIVEGLNLVKKSVRARQQGQKGQIIHKERSASVSSMALICKSCGKPTRIGYRIEAGSKARICKKCGGEV, encoded by the coding sequence ATGAAAATAAAGAAAGGCGACAACGTAATAATGCTATCTGGCAAAGACAAGGGTAAGAAAGGGAAAATCCTATCGGTTTTTTCGGATACCAATAGGGCGATAGTCGAAGGTTTGAATCTAGTCAAGAAGTCGGTTAGAGCCAGACAGCAAGGCCAGAAGGGGCAGATAATACATAAAGAAAGATCTGCTAGCGTATCTAGTATGGCCTTGATCTGTAAGTCTTGCGGGAAGCCGACTAGAATTGGTTATAGAATTGAGGCTGGAAGCAAGGCTAGAATCTGTAAAAAATGTGGAGGTGAGGTATAG
- a CDS encoding 50S ribosomal protein L22 → MAEVKAKLNGLRMAPRKVRAITQLLRGKDALFAINQLEFLIRKPANPVKKLLESAIASAENDFQLVKENLFIKEFRVDEGVKLRRFKPKGFGRAALIQKKTSHVVLVLSERVAGLKSVNVAKDDESKKAKVSKVKEDKASSKLEDKKPSIKKEIGAKKDGFVKKIFQRKAV, encoded by the coding sequence ATGGCAGAAGTAAAAGCAAAATTAAATGGATTGCGTATGGCCCCAAGAAAAGTTAGGGCTATTACCCAATTGCTGAGAGGCAAGGATGCTTTGTTTGCCATAAATCAATTGGAATTTTTAATCAGAAAGCCAGCCAATCCAGTTAAGAAGTTACTCGAGTCTGCGATTGCTAGCGCTGAGAACGATTTTCAATTGGTTAAGGAGAACCTATTTATTAAAGAGTTCAGAGTTGACGAGGGAGTGAAGCTTAGAAGATTCAAGCCTAAAGGTTTTGGTCGCGCAGCCCTTATTCAAAAGAAGACCAGTCATGTAGTGTTGGTTCTCTCAGAAAGAGTCGCCGGTCTTAAGTCTGTGAATGTGGCCAAGGATGATGAGTCGAAAAAGGCTAAAGTTTCTAAGGTCAAAGAAGATAAGGCGTCCTCCAAGCTTGAAGATAAAAAGCCAAGCATAAAGAAAGAAATCGGGGCTAAGAAAGATGGCTTCGTTAAAAAGATATTCCAGAGGAAGGCAGTTTAA
- a CDS encoding 50S ribosomal protein L18: MERTKTEKRISRHAKVRAKISGTAERPRISVFRSNRGLVVQFIDDVANKTILSAKTQEVKKIKGSKSEKSEKIGEALAKKAVAAGIKEAVFDRGGFQFHGRVKALAESLRKGGIKF, from the coding sequence ATGGAAAGAACAAAAACAGAAAAAAGAATTAGTAGGCACGCCAAGGTTAGGGCGAAAATATCCGGCACAGCAGAAAGGCCTAGGATTTCTGTTTTCAGGAGCAATCGCGGCTTGGTTGTCCAATTTATTGATGACGTCGCCAATAAAACGATATTAAGCGCAAAGACTCAAGAAGTAAAAAAGATAAAAGGTTCCAAATCTGAGAAATCTGAGAAAATTGGAGAAGCCTTAGCCAAGAAAGCCGTGGCAGCTGGTATTAAGGAGGCGGTTTTCGATCGTGGTGGATTTCAATTTCATGGACGAGTTAAGGCTTTAGCTGAAAGCTTAAGGAAGGGTGGAATTAAATTTTAA